The nucleotide window TGATTGAATCATTACTGGGATAATACACAAAACGGAGAATTCCATTATGAAGAATCAATTTAAAATAACAAATTATTTAGAAGTATCATGAGAAAAAATGCTCTTCAAATGCGTACAAAAATATTGCTCCTCTGTATTTCCAGTACGCTGATAGCGTTGTCCATTCAAACGCTGTTCTTTCAAAATTCTGCTTCGTCTATTGTGTATGAATTAGAAAAAAGAGCCAGTATCAATTCTTTGGAGAACATGCAGAATGAATTGTACGGTTTAATAAAATCCTATGAAAACAATCTTATAAAAATTTACACCGAATCCAGTTTTATCACCGATTTGACAGTACCCCTTCCTCTGGAAGATATCAGGGACAAATATGATAGTTTTGCCTATCATTTAGCTCTGAATTTTTTTGAACCAAAATACAATGTGGGTGCCATATATCTTTATAATCATGATGATGAATTGATATCAAGTTACCGTTTTGCCAATACTCCCAGGTATAATTATCCCGAAAATATATTTGATGACGCAAAACAAAATAATGCAGACACTGTTTTAAATTATGTTCATTCCAGTAATAAAACAATGCTGGTCTCCAGCTACTTCAACGAAAGCAGTTCCCGGAATATTATTCGTTTTGTATTGAATATCTACTCCAGTAGAAATATGGAAAAAATTGGGTACATCGTTTGCGACGTGAATACCAATAGTTTTACTCAAATTATCAGAAAATACGTCTATTCTCCCGATCAATTTGTCTGGCTGCAGCCATCAGGAGATCGGCCTCTGCTTCAGTTCGGAGAATTAAGCGATCTTATGACTCCCTTTTACAATGAAACCTCGAGCCGCATTTCAGCCGGAAGTATTCAGTTGGAAGAGTCCCACGTCGTTAAGGGAAGTGTTTTTATGAACCTGCCTCAGGAAAAATATGATCTGATTTCCTTCTCTTTGACAGCTCAATATCTTTTAGAAGAGAGCCAGATCATCCTGAGGAAAAATATGCTGATCATTGCCTTTTTGATTACCCTTATTGCCACTATCGCTGTTGTGTTTCTGTCCAGCTTTATTACAACCCCCTTGAAGTTGATTGTCGGGAATCTGGAGAAAATAAGAGACGGAGAAACCAGAATCAGGCTGGATATCAGGAAAAAAGATGAGATCGGGCTTTTAGCACAGACAATCAATGAGATGCTGGATCAGATCCAGAAATTGGTAGCACAGGAATATCATCTGGAAATGCTCCTCAAGCAGGCGGAATACAGAACATTACAGGCTCAGGTAAATCCGCACTTTCTGTATAATTCTTTGGATACCATGAGTGGAATCGCCGCTTCTCAAAATTGTAAACAGGTCAGTCTTCTGTGTAATGCTCTTTCCAACGTATTCAGATACAGCATTGATATGAAGGACCCTTTATCAACCATTGATAAAGAGATCCTTCATATCAAAAACTATATGTACATCATGAATACAAGAACAAAGAACAGCATAGAGCTTGAAATCCAGTTGATGCAGGACCTCATGAACATAAAAATTCCCAGATTAACCCTTCAACCCATTGTTGAGAACTCGGTTAATCATGGATTAAAGAACAAACGGGGTATCAAGAAGATTTATATAAAAGCTGTTTGGGAAAATGATGATGTTATCCTGACCATTACAGACAATGGAGTTGGAATGGATACCGAAAGAATCCAGGGGCAACTGTCAGTCGATCCGGAAAGGACTCTTGGATTGAAATCCTCCATTGGTCTGTCCAATATTCACTCCAGAATCTACATGCTTTTTGGACCATCTTATGGCGTATCTCTCTCTAGTAAATTCGGCGAAGGCAGTACCGTTTCTTTACGAATCCCCCAAAATATGAAGGATTCCCGACTGATATGAAAAATGAAATGCTGAAATTACTGATAGTCGATGATGAACCCTGGAATTTTGAAAATCTTAAAACAATGATCCGTTGGAAGGATCTGTCCATTGAGATACTGAGACCCGCAAGAGATGGTGAAGAAGCCTTGAGGATCTTTCATGATGAAGAGCCGGATATTATCCTGACCGATATCAATATGCCTTTTATAAATGGAAATGAATTGATAAAACAAGTGAAGGCTAAATGTTCTAAAGTTCAAACCATTGTTGTCAGCGGATATGACGATTTTTCCTATGTCCGTGAAGCACTCCTACACGGGGCTATAGATTATTTGCTGAAACCGGTCACAAAAAAAGCCCTCCTTGACGTCATCAATAAGGCTATTACGGTCATTGGGGACAACAGCAAGGACGAAGACGAAAAAGCAAAGACTCATGATAAACTTCTGCAGGCCTCCTCTTTCATCTCCGATGGTGAGTACAGCCAGCTTTTAAAAGATATTACATTTTCGGAAAAACATACTCTTCTCTCCCATTTGGAACTTGAATACTCCATGTACACCTTTGTCCTTTTCAGACTCATCGATTTTAATCTTATATCCCGTAAGAGTGAAATTCCATTGTATAAAATGGCCTACAATGTAAAAAAGGAAATCGAAGGGTTTTCGGGAAAATCTAAAACATTGGTCTTTAATAATATTTACTCCAGAAATGACTTTATTCTTATTACGAATACTGATCGTAAAGGAATAGAGGATATGTACGGGATAGTTCCAGGTGTTCTGAAAAAAAGATTTGGTACCAGAATCAGGATGTTTATAAGTCAATCCTATTTTTCTTTTGATAAGATATACAATATCTATTCAGAAGCATGCCTCACCCTGTCATTAAGGCACGTCAATGATATAAAAGCTGTTTATACCCTGGAAACAACCAGGACTGTCAACATCAAAAAACGAATAACCTCAGAACAAGTGCGGCATTTAACCTTTGCTATTCAATCAAAAAATAAGGGGCTTGTCCGTGAAATCATCTTTAACGAAATGGGGTTCAATAAAAAAAGTCTGCCGCATTGGCTCATTCTGGAAGTCAGTCAATCCATAGAGTATTTGACAGGTATTTTTATGCACAATTTTCAAACTGAAGCGGGTATCATCCTATCGATAGAAAATTTTAACTATCTACTGAATGCCGCCTTGAATTCTGAAGACTTCGATGAAATGTGCAGTCTCCTTGCACAATTACTGGATGATATACTTCCCCTCCATCAGAATATAGGGAGCAGTGCCTCCATGGCAAAGACCATAACATGTGTTTGTGAATATATTGATGAATATTATTTCAGGAACATTTCATTAAGTTCCCTGGCCAGTATCTTCTCCATAGAGCGTTCCTATTTATGCAGGTCCTTTAAAGCCTATACCGGCGAAAATCTTATGTTATCTATAGCCAAGAAAAGAATTCAGAAAGCTCAGGAATATATAAAACAATCTGTACTCTCTCATGACAGTTTAACCCAGAAAGAGCTGAACCTGACGGAAATATCAGACCTGGTAGGTTATGAAGAATATTCATACTTCAATAGAGTATTTAGAAAAATTACCGGTTTGAGTCCCAGCGACTATCGCGCCGGTTTTAAAGAGGAGTCAGAAATATGCGCAGAATAAAAATGGTTCTTCTTCTCCTCGTCTACCTATTCATAAACTTCAGTTTTTTAGGCTGCCAGGCAAAAAAATCAGAAAAAGCATTGGAAAAGCAGCCCCGGATAAAGGAAAAAATAATATTAACGGTGCTGGCGGGGCAATCCACATCTGATCCGGGAATTGAAGAGATCTTCACCGAAGTGATTGAGAAAAGAATCCCGGGTGTTGAACTCTTCTGGGAAAGAATGGATTGGGGTGAACAATTTGAGTCTCAAATGCTGATTCGTTTTGCTGCCGGTGAAATCCCTGACATCATGATAGGTAAAGCACAGGATATTAAAATTTATGCCCCAACGGGAAATATTGCGGAAATTCCGGATAATCTTGTTGAACTCATTCGTCCGGAGATCATACCTTCTGTCAGCATCTCCGACAGGGTCTATGGTCTTCCCTATAACGCATTCTACCAGGGGGTTCTTTATAATAAAGATATTTTTGAAGACAATAATATTCCGATCCCTCAAAACCGGCAGGAACTGGAAACTGTTATTGTCCGGCTCAACTCACTCGGAATCCACCCTTTTGCAGCGCATTTTGAGGAAACCTGGTATACCGCCAATATCTTTATGCAGGTAGCCATTGGTGAGATATTCAGTAAAAATCAGGATTGGGGCAATCAGTATCGCTCCGGTTCAATCTCTTTCATTGAAAATGAATCCATTCGCAACTGTTTCGAAAATTTAGAAACAATATTAGATAACTCCTGGAGTGACGTCATGAGTGTGAATCTTTTTGAGTGTGATGGACGCTTCGCCGCATCCAAAGCAGCCATGTACCTCACAGGAACCTGGTCTTTACAGAATATTGAAGCCCT belongs to Oceanispirochaeta sp. and includes:
- a CDS encoding response regulator; this encodes MKNEMLKLLIVDDEPWNFENLKTMIRWKDLSIEILRPARDGEEALRIFHDEEPDIILTDINMPFINGNELIKQVKAKCSKVQTIVVSGYDDFSYVREALLHGAIDYLLKPVTKKALLDVINKAITVIGDNSKDEDEKAKTHDKLLQASSFISDGEYSQLLKDITFSEKHTLLSHLELEYSMYTFVLFRLIDFNLISRKSEIPLYKMAYNVKKEIEGFSGKSKTLVFNNIYSRNDFILITNTDRKGIEDMYGIVPGVLKKRFGTRIRMFISQSYFSFDKIYNIYSEACLTLSLRHVNDIKAVYTLETTRTVNIKKRITSEQVRHLTFAIQSKNKGLVREIIFNEMGFNKKSLPHWLILEVSQSIEYLTGIFMHNFQTEAGIILSIENFNYLLNAALNSEDFDEMCSLLAQLLDDILPLHQNIGSSASMAKTITCVCEYIDEYYFRNISLSSLASIFSIERSYLCRSFKAYTGENLMLSIAKKRIQKAQEYIKQSVLSHDSLTQKELNLTEISDLVGYEEYSYFNRVFRKITGLSPSDYRAGFKEESEICAE
- a CDS encoding ABC transporter substrate-binding protein, encoding MRRIKMVLLLLVYLFINFSFLGCQAKKSEKALEKQPRIKEKIILTVLAGQSTSDPGIEEIFTEVIEKRIPGVELFWERMDWGEQFESQMLIRFAAGEIPDIMIGKAQDIKIYAPTGNIAEIPDNLVELIRPEIIPSVSISDRVYGLPYNAFYQGVLYNKDIFEDNNIPIPQNRQELETVIVRLNSLGIHPFAAHFEETWYTANIFMQVAIGEIFSKNQDWGNQYRSGSISFIENESIRNCFENLETILDNSWSDVMSVNLFECDGRFAASKAAMYLTGTWSLQNIEALNPSLRIGIFPFPNRDGDAKLIIEPNLTFMKSTSPEHSELIDKVFQVLLEDEVLANQISDYTKTTTVLRSISPQYPQKIQEDILTFEQNDQVIDATIGNSQLVWTFQEALAQKTVEWLRGSMTLESVLEYADQLNVSD
- a CDS encoding sensor histidine kinase; protein product: MQNELYGLIKSYENNLIKIYTESSFITDLTVPLPLEDIRDKYDSFAYHLALNFFEPKYNVGAIYLYNHDDELISSYRFANTPRYNYPENIFDDAKQNNADTVLNYVHSSNKTMLVSSYFNESSSRNIIRFVLNIYSSRNMEKIGYIVCDVNTNSFTQIIRKYVYSPDQFVWLQPSGDRPLLQFGELSDLMTPFYNETSSRISAGSIQLEESHVVKGSVFMNLPQEKYDLISFSLTAQYLLEESQIILRKNMLIIAFLITLIATIAVVFLSSFITTPLKLIVGNLEKIRDGETRIRLDIRKKDEIGLLAQTINEMLDQIQKLVAQEYHLEMLLKQAEYRTLQAQVNPHFLYNSLDTMSGIAASQNCKQVSLLCNALSNVFRYSIDMKDPLSTIDKEILHIKNYMYIMNTRTKNSIELEIQLMQDLMNIKIPRLTLQPIVENSVNHGLKNKRGIKKIYIKAVWENDDVILTITDNGVGMDTERIQGQLSVDPERTLGLKSSIGLSNIHSRIYMLFGPSYGVSLSSKFGEGSTVSLRIPQNMKDSRLI